The Parabacteroides sp. AD58 genome includes a window with the following:
- the pssA gene encoding CDP-diacylglycerol--serine O-phosphatidyltransferase has product MSLIKHIPNTITCLNLFSGCMSVVAAANADLHTAFLWIVSAAIFDFMDGFAARLLKAYSPMGKELDSLSDVVSFGVAPGMIVYALFSQAAMQLQLQGNWAVLLPLFAFVIPVFSGLRLAKFNIDDRQTSSFIGLPVPAHALFWGSLAYSVQAWLPTYASWLLYGGIILACLTSYLLISEIPMFSMKVKSVAWKGNEYRYILLLAAILFITLWGYLGVTGAIVLYFILSLFNRNK; this is encoded by the coding sequence ATGAGTCTAATCAAACACATTCCCAATACGATTACTTGCCTGAATTTATTTTCAGGGTGTATGTCTGTTGTAGCTGCTGCCAATGCCGATCTGCACACGGCATTCTTATGGATTGTATCGGCAGCTATATTCGACTTTATGGACGGTTTTGCGGCCCGTCTGCTGAAAGCCTATTCACCGATGGGTAAAGAACTGGATTCTCTCTCGGATGTGGTAAGCTTTGGCGTAGCTCCGGGAATGATTGTCTACGCTCTTTTTTCCCAAGCAGCAATGCAGTTACAATTACAAGGGAATTGGGCCGTATTACTTCCGCTGTTTGCCTTTGTAATTCCTGTATTCTCAGGCTTACGGCTGGCGAAATTCAATATCGATGACCGGCAGACTTCTTCTTTCATCGGATTGCCCGTTCCGGCGCATGCTCTATTCTGGGGTTCACTCGCCTATTCTGTACAAGCCTGGCTGCCAACATACGCTTCCTGGCTGCTCTACGGAGGAATTATTCTGGCCTGTTTAACCTCTTATCTGCTAATTTCCGAAATTCCGATGTTCTCCATGAAGGTTAAGTCTGTTGCCTGGAAAGGGAACGAATACAGATACATCCTGCTCCTGGCCGCTATTTTATTTATCACGCTATGGGGATACTTAGGAGTGACAGGAGCAATTGTCCTTTATTTTATCTTGTCTCTTTTTAACAGGAATAAGTAA
- a CDS encoding DUF4834 family protein — translation MFKFLFFIVFLFFLLVFLLGFSLLRGLKRFLFGDGGNQRQQTYQRRTTSQSQNQTYSSRSQNTSSSDSYVNAEEVDNDPPRYRRHRKVYGRDEGEYVDYEEVK, via the coding sequence ATGTTTAAATTCTTATTTTTTATAGTGTTTCTTTTCTTTCTGCTCGTTTTCTTATTGGGCTTTTCCTTACTGCGCGGACTGAAAAGATTCTTATTTGGAGATGGCGGAAACCAAAGACAACAAACTTACCAACGAAGAACAACCTCGCAATCTCAAAACCAAACGTATAGTTCTCGATCTCAAAACACATCGTCTTCCGATTCATACGTAAATGCTGAAGAAGTAGACAATGATCCGCCTCGTTATCGAAGACACCGGAAAGTCTACGGACGGGATGAAGGAGAATATGTGGATTATGAAGAAGTCAAATAA
- a CDS encoding redoxin domain-containing protein has protein sequence MKKLFSFIACCLLAACSSHQPGEISGSLSGVGSDTLIVHSFVMNLASTERPKLYTDTVPLVNGKFSLNLGNSTDLRYVQIGEFPSSKSNPDGSRPSVSMEVIPLVLLPGKSVTIEGSLHKYKLGGAPFYESLNELNTKMEPIVQKMDSLYSAYREKTQEGASQEEIQKVAAQIEKGQKDIKDTYIRFIKDHADQDVSVYLLTHGALKDDELKELLDLIAEPVRNGVMAPMYQSIKQAYEKQEERRKAQEKIKEGAPAPEFTLKDIHGKDFTLSSLKGKYVILDFWGSWCGWCIKGIPDLKQVYEKYKGQLEIVGIDCNDTEEKWKAAVEKHALPWIHVRNEGNPDVTLLYGIEGFPTKIILDKEGNIVKTVVGEDPEFYKHLDALMKK, from the coding sequence ATGAAAAAGTTGTTTTCTTTCATAGCTTGTTGCTTATTGGCAGCCTGTTCATCTCATCAACCGGGTGAGATTTCCGGTTCATTATCAGGAGTTGGAAGTGACACATTAATTGTTCATTCGTTCGTTATGAATCTGGCAAGTACCGAACGTCCGAAATTATACACAGATACCGTTCCATTAGTAAACGGAAAGTTTTCATTGAACTTGGGAAATAGTACAGATTTAAGATATGTTCAAATTGGAGAATTTCCTTCCTCTAAATCCAATCCGGATGGAAGCAGACCTTCGGTGTCTATGGAAGTAATTCCTCTCGTTTTATTACCGGGAAAATCTGTAACGATTGAAGGCTCATTGCATAAATATAAATTAGGCGGCGCACCTTTCTATGAATCTTTGAATGAGTTGAATACTAAAATGGAACCGATCGTTCAAAAGATGGATTCCTTGTATTCTGCATATCGCGAGAAAACGCAGGAAGGTGCTTCTCAAGAAGAAATTCAAAAGGTTGCAGCCCAAATTGAAAAAGGACAAAAAGATATCAAGGATACTTATATCCGTTTTATAAAAGATCATGCTGATCAGGATGTGTCTGTTTATTTACTGACACATGGAGCTCTGAAAGATGATGAATTAAAGGAATTACTTGACTTGATTGCCGAACCAGTACGCAACGGCGTGATGGCACCCATGTATCAATCAATCAAACAAGCGTACGAAAAACAGGAAGAACGTCGGAAAGCACAAGAAAAGATTAAAGAAGGTGCTCCTGCTCCCGAATTCACGCTGAAAGATATTCATGGAAAGGACTTCACTCTTTCTTCCCTGAAAGGCAAATATGTCATCCTGGACTTCTGGGGAAGTTGGTGCGGATGGTGCATCAAAGGTATTCCGGATCTGAAGCAAGTTTATGAGAAATATAAGGGTCAGCTGGAAATCGTAGGAATTGACTGCAATGATACAGAAGAGAAATGGAAAGCAGCCGTTGAGAAACATGCCTTACCGTGGATTCATGTCCGCAACGAAGGTAATCCGGATGTAACTTTGCTTTACGGAATAGAAGGATTCCCAACCAAGATCATTTTGGATAAAGAGGGCAATATCGTAAAAACGGTTGTAGGAGAAGATCCTGAGTTTTACAAGCACCTGGATGCTTTAATGAAAAAATAG
- a CDS encoding nucleoside deaminase, translated as MINPYDDTYFMKQALQEAQAAAEEGEIPVGAVITCQGKIIARAHNQTERLNDVTAHAEMLAITAATNVLGAKYLTGCTLYVTVEPCIMCAGAIGWSQLSTIVYGASDEKRGYSRFAPQAFHPKAVVKKGILEEECAEEMRRFFQGKRK; from the coding sequence ATGATCAATCCTTATGATGATACCTATTTTATGAAGCAGGCACTTCAGGAAGCGCAGGCAGCTGCCGAGGAAGGAGAGATTCCGGTAGGTGCCGTCATTACTTGCCAGGGAAAAATCATAGCTCGGGCACACAATCAGACAGAGCGCTTGAATGATGTTACGGCACATGCCGAAATGCTAGCCATTACAGCAGCCACCAATGTGTTGGGAGCAAAATATCTGACGGGTTGCACCTTATATGTGACTGTCGAACCTTGTATTATGTGTGCTGGAGCAATCGGCTGGTCGCAATTGTCGACGATAGTATATGGAGCATCGGATGAGAAACGCGGATATAGCCGGTTTGCACCGCAGGCTTTTCATCCAAAAGCTGTTGTCAAGAAAGGTATTCTGGAAGAAGAATGCGCGGAAGAAATGAGGCGTTTCTTCCAAGGGAAAAGGAAGTAA
- a CDS encoding YraN family protein: protein MAERNNTGKEGESEARAYLEKLGYQILHTNWHFHHYELDLVAVYDGELIVVEVKTRSVGCLLPPEEAVDRKKIRRIVAATDAYIRYFNYRLPVRFDIITMQKENGRYSVQEHIEDAFYAPIH, encoded by the coding sequence ATGGCAGAAAGAAATAATACAGGAAAAGAAGGCGAATCGGAAGCTCGTGCCTATCTGGAAAAGCTAGGATATCAGATTCTACATACCAACTGGCATTTTCATCACTACGAACTGGACCTTGTGGCTGTTTACGACGGAGAATTAATTGTAGTAGAAGTTAAGACCCGTTCCGTCGGTTGCCTTTTGCCTCCCGAAGAAGCTGTCGACCGCAAGAAAATCAGACGCATCGTTGCGGCTACAGATGCTTATATCCGGTATTTCAATTATCGTCTTCCCGTTCGCTTCGATATTATTACAATGCAGAAAGAAAACGGACGCTACTCGGTCCAAGAGCATATCGAAGATGCCTTTTATGCCCCAATACACTGA